A region from the Deltaproteobacteria bacterium genome encodes:
- a CDS encoding carbon starvation protein A: MKSSTITILILAIIGTFAIGVVTQIINPSEHVNALWFVVAAACFFIISYRLYGAFITAKVLNIDEKRLTPAKRLADGRDYHPTHKWVLFGHHFAAIAGAGPLIGPVLAAQFGYLPGFLWILIGAVLGGAVHDTVILTASVRRNGRSLAQIAKDEIGPVAGITAALAILFIIIVALAGLGLTVVNALTHSAWGTFTITATIPIALFMGIYLYKIRHGKVAEVSIIGVVLLLLAVILGRYIIPGSGLEPYFNLNRNTLVILMAIYGFVASVLPVWLLLCPRDYLSTYMKIGTVIILALGVIFIAPDVQMPAVTKFIDGGGPIIPGSVFPFMFITIACGAVSGFHSLISSGTTPKMIQSESEIRMIGFGAMLTEGFVAVIAIIAATILIPGDYFAINTKLSFEQLAQLGFPVSKIQELSQAVGVDVAGRPGGAVSLAVGMAYIFSSLPGMKTLMPYWYNFALMFEALFILTTVDTGTRVARFILQEIGGYVYKPLARTNWMPGTIMSSFLVVGAWGYLIHSGNISTIWPMFGVANQLLAALAFCVGTTIIIKMGRLKYVWVTFLPMLFMFITTLTASWELSWIFLDKASNAALPGDIFAFKLDAGLVAAMAALSVVTVADSVYKWYGYLIGKREIITSEVIEWAEDMEVR; encoded by the coding sequence ATGAAATCATCCACCATCACAATATTAATATTGGCCATTATCGGCACATTTGCCATTGGCGTTGTGACACAGATAATAAACCCGTCCGAGCATGTCAATGCCTTGTGGTTTGTTGTAGCTGCAGCCTGCTTTTTTATAATTTCTTATCGTCTCTATGGCGCATTCATAACAGCAAAGGTATTAAACATTGATGAAAAAAGGCTGACCCCTGCAAAAAGGCTTGCTGATGGAAGGGATTATCATCCTACACACAAATGGGTCCTATTTGGCCATCACTTTGCTGCCATAGCAGGCGCAGGGCCTTTAATCGGGCCTGTGCTTGCCGCTCAATTCGGGTATCTCCCCGGATTCCTCTGGATACTCATCGGTGCAGTGCTGGGCGGCGCTGTCCATGATACTGTAATTCTCACAGCATCTGTAAGAAGAAACGGCCGCTCCCTTGCCCAAATCGCAAAAGACGAAATCGGCCCAGTTGCCGGCATTACCGCAGCCCTTGCCATTTTGTTCATTATAATCGTTGCCTTGGCAGGGCTTGGTCTTACTGTTGTGAATGCACTCACCCACAGCGCATGGGGGACATTTACAATCACCGCCACAATACCGATTGCCCTCTTTATGGGCATATACCTCTATAAAATAAGACACGGCAAGGTTGCGGAGGTAAGTATAATCGGCGTTGTATTGCTTCTGCTTGCTGTAATACTTGGAAGATACATCATCCCCGGCTCAGGCCTTGAGCCATATTTCAATCTTAACAGAAACACACTGGTAATTCTCATGGCAATATACGGATTTGTGGCATCTGTCCTGCCTGTGTGGCTGCTCCTCTGTCCCCGTGACTACCTCTCAACATACATGAAGATAGGCACTGTAATAATCCTTGCCTTGGGTGTAATATTTATTGCTCCTGATGTCCAGATGCCGGCTGTAACAAAATTCATTGACGGCGGCGGACCGATAATCCCGGGGAGCGTTTTTCCGTTCATGTTCATAACCATTGCCTGCGGCGCAGTATCGGGATTTCATTCCCTCATATCATCAGGCACAACGCCGAAGATGATACAGAGCGAAAGCGAGATAAGGATGATAGGCTTTGGCGCAATGCTTACTGAAGGCTTTGTTGCAGTCATTGCCATAATAGCAGCAACCATACTCATACCCGGCGACTACTTTGCAATAAACACAAAACTGTCATTTGAGCAGCTTGCCCAGCTTGGTTTCCCGGTAAGTAAGATTCAGGAACTATCTCAAGCTGTGGGCGTTGATGTTGCAGGAAGACCGGGCGGAGCAGTCTCACTTGCTGTGGGAATGGCGTATATATTCTCAAGCCTGCCTGGAATGAAAACCCTCATGCCATACTGGTATAATTTTGCCCTCATGTTTGAGGCGCTATTTATATTGACAACAGTTGACACGGGCACAAGGGTTGCAAGATTTATTTTGCAGGAAATCGGGGGATATGTCTATAAGCCTCTTGCAAGGACAAACTGGATGCCCGGGACAATCATGAGCAGTTTTCTTGTGGTGGGCGCATGGGGCTATTTAATACACTCAGGAAATATATCCACCATCTGGCCCATGTTCGGCGTGGCAAATCAATTGCTGGCAGCCCTTGCCTTTTGCGTGGGGACAACAATAATTATAAAAATGGGAAGACTTAAATATGTCTGGGTAACTTTTTTGCCAATGCTTTTCATGTTTATTACTACTTTAACAGCCTCATGGGAACTCTCATGGATATTTCTTGACAAGGCCTCAAATGCCGCATTACCCGGCGATATATTTGCCTTTAAACTTGATGCAGGGCTTGTTGCCGCTATGGCCGCTCTATCAGTAGTTACTGTTGCGGACTCTGTTTATAAATGGTACGGCTATCTCATAGGCAAGCGGGAGATTATAACAAGCGAGGTGATTGAATGGGCAGAGGATATGGAGGTAAGGTAG